The Nitrospirota bacterium genome window below encodes:
- a CDS encoding peptidylprolyl isomerase — protein sequence MTPLSLLRGVCSSCLMFCLFLVSPVNAESPVSDENVTVSAGSAVSLEYTLTLDDQSVLESNVGKEPMTYVQGAHEIVPGLEAALAGMKKGERKHIAVAPMDGYGPIDPQGIQEVKKELIPPAAQKVGAQLQGRSADGSTAFPIVKEVKEETVVLDFNHPLAGKTLHFDVTVLAVKAGQLPPQP from the coding sequence ATGACACCATTGTCACTTTTGCGAGGAGTCTGTTCCAGCTGCCTGATGTTCTGTCTGTTCCTGGTTTCACCGGTCAATGCCGAGTCTCCTGTATCTGACGAGAATGTGACTGTGTCAGCCGGAAGCGCCGTCTCGTTGGAATATACCTTGACCCTCGACGATCAATCCGTGCTGGAATCCAACGTCGGCAAGGAACCCATGACCTATGTGCAGGGAGCGCATGAGATCGTTCCCGGCTTGGAAGCGGCGTTGGCAGGGATGAAGAAGGGCGAGCGCAAGCACATCGCCGTTGCCCCGATGGACGGCTATGGACCGATTGATCCGCAAGGGATTCAAGAGGTGAAGAAGGAGCTCATTCCGCCTGCCGCGCAGAAGGTCGGCGCGCAGCTTCAGGGGCGATCTGCCGATGGATCGACCGCGTTTCCCATCGTGAAGGAAGTCAAAGAGGAGACGGTGGTGCTGGACTTCAACCATCCGCTCGCAGGAAAGACTCTGCACTTTGATGTGACGGTTCTGGCGGTTAAGGCGGGGCAGCTCCCCCCGCAGCCTTAG
- a CDS encoding DUF1810 domain-containing protein, whose product MTDDYKLQRFLEEQDHVYDAVLDELRAGRKSSHWMWFIFPQIKGLGHSGTAQKFAITSLDEAKAYLEHPILGPRLRACTQLVLDVEGRSAEEIFGYPDHLKFRSCMTLFMTATTDNKVFKDALLKYFDGKPDQLTLDLLAHH is encoded by the coding sequence ATGACTGACGATTATAAGCTACAACGCTTTCTTGAAGAGCAAGACCACGTCTATGATGCAGTCCTTGATGAGCTGCGGGCCGGGAGAAAGTCCAGTCACTGGATGTGGTTCATCTTTCCGCAGATCAAAGGTCTCGGTCACAGCGGAACGGCACAGAAGTTCGCCATCACCTCTCTCGATGAGGCCAAGGCCTATCTGGAACACCCCATCCTAGGTCCAAGGCTCAGAGCCTGCACACAGCTTGTTCTCGATGTGGAAGGGCGCAGCGCTGAAGAGATCTTCGGCTATCCGGACCATCTGAAATTCCGGTCCTGCATGACCCTGTTCATGACCGCGACCACCGACAACAAGGTCTTCAAAGATGCCCTGCTCAAGTACTTCGACGGCAAGCCCGACCAACTGACCCTTGATCTCCTGGCACATCACTAG
- the mutT gene encoding 8-oxo-dGTP diphosphatase MutT produces the protein MKVVEVAAGLVYREGRYLIARRKADVHLAGFWEFPGGKREPGETFEECLERELFEELNIRIDAPVPFQIVRHQYPEKTVELHFFRCGIESGQATAVDCAEIRWVWPHELADFEFPPADRPIIEALRRQAV, from the coding sequence ATGAAGGTCGTTGAAGTCGCGGCAGGTCTGGTCTATCGTGAAGGCCGGTACTTGATCGCCAGGCGGAAAGCCGACGTGCATTTGGCTGGCTTCTGGGAGTTTCCTGGCGGCAAGCGAGAGCCTGGGGAAACCTTCGAAGAATGTCTGGAGCGGGAGCTGTTCGAGGAATTGAATATTCGCATCGACGCGCCAGTGCCCTTTCAGATCGTTCGGCACCAATATCCTGAGAAAACCGTGGAGCTGCATTTCTTTCGTTGCGGGATCGAATCGGGTCAGGCCACTGCGGTCGACTGCGCAGAGATTCGCTGGGTCTGGCCGCACGAATTGGCTGACTTTGAGTTTCCGCCAGCGGACCGTCCGATCATTGAAGCGTTACGGAGGCAGGCTGTATGA
- a CDS encoding GNAT family N-acetyltransferase — protein sequence MQPTESVTIRWVSSVEEIPSDLWDRCFPPPLEGLWWYRALERSGLESQFTFAYAILERGALPVGIAPAFLMDVPIDLVAPPAIAKILRIAGAVIPRLRYQRTLFVGSPCSDEGTIGLLPGAELADVAPILHDALTVRARQAGAPMIVWKDFPDTMSAALDPLCASRGLFKLVSYPGTRLPLPAGGFEAYLQALTSSHRHNLRKKLRRSKELGELHATILQHPSPALLEEIFPLFLQTYEKGKTKFEHLTPKFFELIAAEDTSYFVLLRNQQTGKLVAFMLCFRIGPRVINKFIGLDYELSGPWFLYFRLWEQAVIWASSVGATDFQSGQTGYRAKLDLEHRLVPLNNYCQHRHPWLHRLFATVAKSITWATLDDDLAQQTLPSD from the coding sequence ATGCAGCCGACTGAGTCCGTAACCATACGCTGGGTTTCCTCGGTAGAGGAGATCCCCTCTGATCTCTGGGACCGCTGTTTCCCCCCGCCCCTTGAGGGACTCTGGTGGTATCGGGCGCTCGAGCGGAGCGGCCTGGAATCGCAATTCACCTTCGCCTACGCCATTCTTGAGCGAGGCGCCCTGCCGGTCGGCATCGCCCCCGCCTTCCTGATGGATGTCCCGATCGATCTTGTCGCGCCTCCCGCGATTGCCAAGATCCTCCGTATCGCCGGAGCGGTGATCCCTCGCCTGCGCTATCAACGGACCCTCTTCGTCGGCTCCCCCTGCAGCGATGAAGGCACGATCGGCTTGCTCCCTGGAGCAGAGCTGGCTGACGTGGCGCCGATCCTCCATGACGCACTCACGGTCCGAGCTCGCCAGGCTGGCGCGCCGATGATCGTCTGGAAGGATTTCCCGGACACGATGTCCGCCGCGCTGGATCCCTTATGCGCCAGCCGGGGCCTCTTCAAACTGGTCAGCTATCCCGGCACTCGCCTTCCCTTGCCTGCAGGCGGCTTCGAAGCCTATCTGCAGGCCCTCACCTCCTCCCACCGCCACAACCTTCGCAAGAAGCTCCGGCGCAGCAAAGAGCTCGGCGAACTTCACGCGACGATACTTCAGCATCCCAGCCCTGCGCTCCTCGAAGAAATCTTCCCGCTTTTCTTGCAGACCTATGAAAAGGGCAAGACGAAGTTCGAACACCTGACGCCAAAGTTTTTCGAACTCATCGCAGCGGAAGACACGTCCTACTTTGTCCTGCTGCGGAACCAACAGACAGGGAAGCTCGTGGCCTTCATGCTCTGTTTTCGCATCGGACCCCGCGTGATCAATAAATTCATCGGTCTGGATTATGAATTGAGCGGTCCCTGGTTCCTCTACTTTCGCCTTTGGGAGCAAGCGGTCATCTGGGCCTCCTCTGTCGGCGCAACCGACTTTCAAAGCGGCCAAACCGGCTATCGCGCAAAGCTCGACCTCGAACATCGCCTCGTTCCTCTCAATAACTACTGCCAGCACCGGCACCCCTGGCTGCACCGCCTCTTCGCCACCGTCGCCAAGAGCATCACCTGGGCAACCCTCGACGACGATCTCGCGCAACAGACCCTCCCTAGCGACTAG
- the lon gene encoding endopeptidase La: MNIETLAIKLPVLPIKRTVLFPGVMMPLTVGRARSVAAVEAAMKTEEKMILVVAQRDPQTDEPGLEELYTIGTKAIVKQVGRSEDGTIHALVQGLERVALLKVEQTKPFLLVEARRLDSPADEGTEVQALHRAIQGLVTDLPRLIQAPGIQEAAAAFSNEDNPVSLAYRVASLLNLTVQDEQKLLESSSTIELLRSLYGALSKEIQILQLRDKITSEASAKIGKTQREYVLREQLKAIQEELGEGKGEESEITELKKKIQEAELPDSVRKEVEREIAKLAKVPPSSPEHQVLRTYLELVLELPWKKSSEDRLELSKVRQVLEEDHYGIKEVKERIVEHLAVLKLNPTAKAPILCLLGPPGVGKTSLGQSIARSMGRTFERLSLGGVHDEAELRGHRRTYVGALPGRIIQAMRRANVNNPVLMLDEVDKMGRDFRGDPASALLEILDPAQNHTFRDHYLDLPFDLSKVFFITTANTLDTISQPLLDRMEIIRLQGYSEGEKAEIARRYLWPRRLKEAGLDASQALLSDEVLNLVISRYTREAGVRQLEQMLGRLTRKVALTFAELPEGQERQPVTIHAEVLEDWLGSERFMPEEARKVLPPGVATGLAWTPSGGDVLYIETTLLPGSHELTITGQLGDVMQESARAARSYLWSHAESMGLDISRFKRNGLHIHVPSGAIPKDGPSAGITMATALASSYSGKAVRSDTAMTGEISLSGLVLPVGGIKEKVLAAHRAGIRRIILPKANEKDLKEVPQEVRNELTFILAERIEEVLPAAFNQDTPASARAERDEPLATSTAS; this comes from the coding sequence ATGAATATCGAGACTCTCGCCATAAAACTACCGGTCCTCCCGATTAAGCGCACCGTGCTATTTCCCGGGGTCATGATGCCCTTGACCGTCGGACGTGCACGATCGGTCGCTGCCGTAGAGGCGGCGATGAAAACAGAAGAGAAGATGATTCTGGTGGTCGCGCAACGCGACCCCCAAACGGATGAGCCGGGGCTCGAAGAGCTCTATACAATCGGCACCAAGGCCATCGTGAAACAGGTTGGGCGGTCGGAGGACGGCACGATCCATGCGCTCGTGCAGGGACTCGAACGGGTTGCGCTACTCAAAGTCGAACAGACAAAGCCGTTTCTTCTCGTCGAAGCCAGGCGACTCGATAGTCCGGCGGACGAGGGCACAGAAGTCCAAGCCCTCCACCGAGCCATCCAGGGGTTGGTCACAGATCTACCTCGATTAATTCAGGCCCCCGGCATTCAGGAAGCAGCAGCGGCCTTCAGTAACGAGGACAATCCCGTCTCCTTGGCCTATCGCGTGGCCTCGCTCCTCAATCTCACGGTGCAGGACGAGCAAAAACTGCTCGAAAGTTCCTCCACAATCGAACTGCTGCGATCGCTCTACGGCGCGCTCTCGAAAGAAATCCAGATACTACAGTTGCGAGATAAAATCACCAGCGAGGCTTCAGCCAAGATCGGCAAGACCCAGCGAGAATATGTCCTCCGTGAACAATTGAAGGCGATTCAAGAGGAACTGGGTGAGGGCAAGGGAGAAGAGAGCGAGATCACCGAGCTCAAAAAGAAGATTCAAGAAGCCGAGCTTCCGGATTCTGTGCGCAAGGAAGTGGAGCGGGAGATTGCCAAGTTAGCGAAAGTACCGCCCTCCTCGCCTGAGCATCAGGTCCTGAGGACGTATCTTGAGTTGGTACTGGAGCTCCCCTGGAAGAAATCCTCGGAAGACCGGCTGGAGTTGAGCAAGGTTCGCCAGGTGCTGGAAGAGGACCACTACGGCATCAAAGAAGTGAAGGAACGGATCGTCGAACATCTGGCAGTGCTGAAACTAAATCCCACAGCCAAGGCGCCCATCCTCTGCCTGCTCGGACCTCCTGGCGTCGGCAAGACCAGCCTGGGCCAGTCGATTGCCAGATCCATGGGACGGACCTTCGAACGGTTGAGCCTGGGAGGCGTGCATGATGAAGCGGAATTGCGCGGTCACCGCCGGACCTACGTCGGAGCCCTGCCTGGACGGATCATTCAGGCCATGCGTCGCGCCAACGTGAATAATCCCGTCTTGATGTTGGACGAGGTCGACAAGATGGGCCGCGACTTCCGTGGCGATCCGGCTTCGGCCCTCTTAGAGATCCTGGATCCGGCGCAGAACCACACGTTCCGCGACCACTATCTGGATCTTCCGTTCGATCTGTCGAAGGTCTTCTTCATCACGACCGCCAACACGCTGGATACGATCAGCCAACCCCTGTTGGACCGTATGGAAATCATTCGCCTGCAAGGCTATAGCGAAGGGGAAAAAGCAGAGATCGCCCGCCGCTACTTGTGGCCGAGACGGCTCAAAGAAGCAGGTCTCGACGCAAGCCAAGCGCTGCTGTCGGATGAGGTATTGAATCTCGTCATCAGCCGCTACACGCGGGAAGCGGGCGTACGGCAACTGGAACAGATGCTGGGACGGCTGACCAGAAAAGTCGCCCTGACTTTCGCGGAACTTCCGGAGGGCCAGGAGCGGCAGCCCGTCACCATCCATGCCGAGGTCCTCGAAGACTGGCTCGGCTCCGAGCGCTTCATGCCGGAGGAGGCACGCAAAGTCTTGCCTCCTGGCGTGGCCACAGGGCTCGCCTGGACCCCAAGTGGCGGGGATGTGCTCTATATCGAAACCACCCTGCTCCCCGGCAGCCACGAACTGACAATCACCGGTCAGTTGGGAGACGTCATGCAGGAGTCTGCCAGGGCTGCGCGAAGCTACCTCTGGTCGCACGCGGAAAGCATGGGGCTCGATATTTCCCGCTTCAAACGGAATGGGTTGCATATCCATGTGCCATCCGGTGCCATCCCGAAAGACGGACCATCGGCCGGTATCACCATGGCCACCGCGCTCGCATCGTCCTATAGCGGGAAAGCGGTGCGGAGCGATACCGCCATGACCGGCGAAATCAGCCTGAGCGGGCTGGTATTACCGGTCGGCGGGATCAAAGAAAAGGTGCTGGCCGCGCATCGCGCCGGCATCCGACGCATCATCCTGCCAAAGGCGAACGAGAAGGACCTGAAAGAGGTCCCGCAGGAAGTGCGGAATGAGCTGACCTTCATCCTGGCCGAGCGGATCGAAGAAGTGCTCCCGGCCGCATTCAACCAGGATACACCGGCATCCGCGAGAGCAGAGCGGGACGAACCGCTCGCCACCTCGACTGCGTCCTAA
- the msrB gene encoding peptide-methionine (R)-S-oxide reductase MsrB has translation MPQKIDIGPIAKVVKTDEDWKKLLAPEAYRVLRHENTERPFSNNFHDNKTAGIYFCAGCDLPLFSSEHKFDSGTGWPSFWQPIAPEAIETTTDYKLILPRTEVHCARCEGHQGHLFKDGPKPTGLRYCINGVALKFIPGQQ, from the coding sequence ATGCCACAAAAAATTGACATCGGTCCAATTGCCAAAGTGGTGAAGACCGACGAAGACTGGAAGAAGCTCCTCGCGCCGGAGGCCTACCGGGTCCTAAGGCATGAAAACACCGAGCGGCCCTTCAGCAACAACTTTCACGACAACAAGACAGCCGGCATCTATTTCTGCGCCGGATGCGATCTGCCGCTGTTTTCATCCGAGCATAAGTTCGACAGCGGCACTGGCTGGCCCAGCTTCTGGCAACCGATCGCGCCGGAAGCCATCGAGACCACGACCGATTACAAATTGATTCTCCCAAGGACCGAAGTCCACTGCGCCCGCTGCGAAGGACATCAAGGGCACCTCTTCAAGGACGGACCCAAGCCGACGGGGCTGCGCTACTGCATCAACGGGGTGGCGTTGAAGTTTATCCCAGGGCAGCAATGA
- a CDS encoding class I SAM-dependent RNA methyltransferase produces the protein MDSTKLRFFAPCPQGLEGVLEQELHDLGVPMTTKTDGGIAFLAPWATMYWVNLKSHIASRVLWEVGQAPYLSEDDVYRAAYSLPWPDWFTSSQTIKVKVSARRCPLTSLDFITLRIKDAVCDKFMAVRHKRPDVDTKRPNIRIDAFLDESTVTFYLDTSGEPLFKRGHRVLSVEAPLRENLAAGLLRLAGWAPNEVLLDPMCGSGTIPLEAALMARKIAPGQSRSFGFERLIVHDPKRWGHLREASRIKQLATVPAAIYASDRDPAAVKIAQRIFQGAGVGIDIRLRQSDVLDLEAPAEQGVIMINPPYGVRLSKPEELDDFYPKLGDWLKQRFSGWRAYIFTGDLRVPKLIGLAPSKRIPLFNGPLECRLYEFLIMSGSMRKTIAPPDSTE, from the coding sequence ATGGATAGCACAAAACTACGATTCTTTGCACCCTGTCCGCAGGGGCTGGAGGGGGTGCTCGAACAGGAGCTCCACGACCTGGGCGTGCCGATGACCACGAAGACGGACGGAGGGATCGCCTTCCTGGCTCCTTGGGCCACGATGTATTGGGTCAACCTCAAGAGTCACATTGCCAGCCGCGTCCTCTGGGAAGTCGGACAGGCCCCCTACCTCTCGGAAGACGATGTCTACCGCGCGGCCTATAGCCTCCCCTGGCCTGACTGGTTCACCTCGTCACAGACTATTAAAGTGAAGGTCAGTGCGCGCCGTTGCCCCCTTACCAGCCTGGATTTTATTACGCTGCGCATTAAAGACGCGGTCTGCGATAAGTTCATGGCGGTGCGCCATAAGCGACCGGACGTGGACACAAAGCGCCCGAACATCCGGATCGACGCCTTCCTCGATGAGTCCACCGTCACCTTCTATCTGGACACCTCCGGCGAACCCCTCTTTAAGCGAGGCCATCGAGTCCTATCCGTCGAGGCGCCCTTGCGCGAAAACCTGGCGGCTGGCTTGCTGCGATTGGCTGGCTGGGCTCCCAATGAGGTCCTGCTCGATCCCATGTGCGGCAGCGGCACAATCCCGCTCGAAGCCGCGCTGATGGCGCGAAAAATCGCGCCGGGACAGTCCCGCTCATTCGGGTTTGAACGGTTGATCGTCCACGATCCCAAACGCTGGGGCCATCTGCGAGAGGCCTCCAGGATCAAACAACTGGCCACAGTACCGGCTGCCATCTATGCCTCCGACCGGGATCCTGCCGCGGTCAAGATCGCGCAGCGGATATTTCAGGGGGCGGGAGTCGGAATCGATATTCGCCTGAGACAAAGCGACGTGCTCGACCTCGAAGCTCCAGCTGAACAGGGCGTGATCATGATCAACCCTCCCTACGGAGTCAGACTCAGCAAGCCGGAGGAACTGGATGACTTCTACCCCAAACTAGGCGACTGGCTAAAGCAGCGGTTCAGCGGGTGGCGGGCCTATATCTTTACCGGAGATTTGCGGGTCCCCAAACTGATCGGTCTCGCTCCATCGAAACGCATTCCCCTCTTCAATGGCCCGCTGGAATGTCGCCTGTATGAATTTTTGATTATGTCAGGATCGATGCGCAAGACGATTGCCCCGCCCGATAGTACGGAGTAA
- a CDS encoding ribonuclease H-like domain-containing protein: MKVVLDIETVQAPREEWARLAGKLPASDESAPAEGYDLFAAGAADEQRRVEDEQYAKSSFDGTFSRIVCIGLLEFSDQLEPRGAVAWYGGNERELLQQFWNRLAQSRPSLFITHNGLGFDLPFIKKRSIIHQVKPSLDINLAKFRTEPVYDTMAVWSNWDTRGWVKLDVLARALNVETKSGSGSQVAEMWEKGQGAELARYCLQDTYVTYACYSRMTFRQPLSSDVMLLHPELLDVG, encoded by the coding sequence ATGAAAGTCGTTCTGGACATTGAAACGGTTCAAGCGCCTCGGGAGGAATGGGCTCGTCTCGCGGGCAAACTGCCAGCCAGCGACGAATCTGCGCCGGCAGAGGGCTATGATTTGTTTGCGGCAGGGGCAGCCGATGAGCAGCGACGAGTCGAGGATGAACAGTATGCGAAGTCCTCGTTCGACGGCACGTTCAGCCGGATCGTCTGTATCGGCCTCTTGGAGTTCTCCGACCAGCTGGAGCCTCGCGGTGCCGTGGCCTGGTATGGCGGAAATGAGCGGGAGTTGCTGCAACAATTCTGGAACCGTTTGGCGCAGAGCCGCCCGTCGCTCTTTATCACCCATAACGGTTTGGGTTTCGACCTGCCGTTCATTAAGAAGCGATCGATTATCCATCAGGTCAAGCCGAGCCTGGATATCAACCTTGCCAAATTCCGCACGGAACCGGTCTACGATACGATGGCGGTCTGGAGCAATTGGGATACGCGGGGCTGGGTGAAGCTCGATGTGCTGGCGCGGGCGTTGAACGTCGAAACCAAATCGGGGAGCGGATCGCAGGTGGCTGAGATGTGGGAGAAGGGGCAGGGAGCCGAGTTGGCTCGGTACTGTCTACAAGATACCTATGTGACCTACGCCTGTTACTCGCGGATGACTTTTCGGCAGCCTCTGTCTAGCGATGTCATGTTGCTCCATCCGGAGTTGCTGGACGTCGGCTGA
- a CDS encoding PilZ domain-containing protein → MVTRKHPRFPVSLSSTLVHQSRTRHEGSVRDLSAKGCRVESIFNPFTGMQLAMQLHVPGEPQPIMIDNATVRWSGSAGIGIEFLAIAPPHQDRLNRMIQQLQPAAGLQ, encoded by the coding sequence ATGGTTACGAGAAAACATCCCCGGTTCCCTGTGTCGCTCTCCAGCACCCTGGTGCACCAAAGCCGCACCCGCCATGAGGGATCGGTCCGGGACCTTTCGGCCAAGGGCTGCCGCGTGGAGAGCATCTTCAACCCCTTTACCGGCATGCAGCTGGCCATGCAGTTGCATGTCCCAGGCGAACCTCAGCCGATTATGATCGACAATGCCACGGTACGCTGGTCCGGGTCCGCCGGCATCGGCATCGAGTTTCTGGCGATTGCCCCCCCTCATCAAGACCGCCTGAACCGCATGATCCAGCAACTCCAACCAGCAGCAGGGCTGCAGTAG
- a CDS encoding A/G-specific adenine glycosylase: MKKGAKKPLRLDPSSKRRFQTRLLKWYATHGRDLPWRKTSDPYHILVSEVMLQQTQVDRVIPKYHEFLDRYPSFEELADARVSDVKKTWYPLGYNIRPERLHSIACETVERYGGQLPSDAEELLSFKGIGRYTAGAIRSFAFNEDAPILDTNVIRVLHRVFVAKGDPKTQKPKLWQLSEALIPRGKGYDFNQAIMDFGATCCSARNPSCQQCPMKSFCKTYPFVRK; the protein is encoded by the coding sequence ATGAAGAAGGGCGCGAAGAAACCGCTCCGGCTCGATCCCTCCTCGAAGCGCCGTTTTCAGACGCGGCTGCTAAAGTGGTATGCCACGCATGGCCGCGATCTGCCTTGGCGCAAGACCTCCGATCCCTACCACATTCTGGTCTCTGAAGTGATGTTGCAGCAGACTCAGGTCGATCGGGTGATTCCGAAGTACCATGAGTTCCTGGACCGCTATCCCAGCTTCGAGGAACTGGCCGATGCGCGGGTTTCTGATGTGAAGAAGACCTGGTATCCGCTGGGCTACAATATCCGGCCTGAGCGGCTGCATAGCATTGCCTGTGAGACGGTGGAGCGGTACGGGGGACAGCTCCCGAGCGATGCGGAGGAGCTGCTGTCGTTCAAGGGAATCGGACGTTATACGGCCGGCGCGATCCGGTCCTTTGCCTTCAACGAGGATGCGCCGATCCTGGATACGAACGTGATTCGGGTCCTGCATCGGGTGTTTGTGGCCAAGGGCGATCCCAAGACGCAGAAGCCGAAACTCTGGCAATTGTCGGAAGCCTTGATCCCGCGCGGAAAGGGCTATGACTTCAATCAGGCGATCATGGACTTCGGGGCGACCTGTTGCTCGGCGAGAAATCCATCCTGCCAGCAATGTCCGATGAAGTCGTTCTGCAAAACGTACCCCTTCGTTCGGAAGTAG
- a CDS encoding NUDIX hydrolase, whose translation MNYCSVCATPVTQQIPAGDNRLRFVCGSCQTIHYHNPKIVAGCIPEWDGQILLCRRAIEPKSGLWTFPAGFMEIGESTEQAAVRETFEEAQAQVERICLFAVLSLPHIGQAYLVFRGPMHSPDFGVGEESLEVQLFSLSAIPWDEIAFPVVKDVLRRYVEDVARGEFQVHVATLSDRLI comes from the coding sequence ATGAATTATTGCAGCGTGTGCGCCACGCCTGTCACCCAGCAAATTCCCGCCGGCGATAATCGTCTGCGGTTTGTCTGCGGCTCCTGCCAGACTATTCATTACCATAATCCGAAAATCGTCGCAGGCTGCATTCCGGAATGGGATGGACAAATTCTTCTTTGTCGGCGCGCCATCGAGCCCAAGTCCGGTCTCTGGACCTTTCCTGCCGGTTTTATGGAGATCGGCGAAAGCACCGAGCAGGCAGCCGTTCGCGAGACCTTCGAGGAGGCGCAGGCTCAGGTGGAGCGGATCTGCCTGTTTGCGGTCTTGAGTTTGCCGCACATCGGTCAGGCCTACCTGGTATTCCGCGGGCCGATGCACTCGCCGGACTTCGGGGTCGGTGAGGAAAGCCTTGAGGTGCAGCTCTTCTCCCTCTCTGCCATTCCCTGGGACGAGATCGCCTTTCCCGTGGTCAAGGACGTGTTGCGCCGTTATGTCGAGGATGTGGCGCGGGGCGAGTTTCAGGTGCATGTCGCGACATTGTCTGATCGATTGATCTAA
- a CDS encoding type II toxin-antitoxin system RelE/ParE family toxin: MAWYRLAYRPAILQDLAGLEPALAQRLFDKTKWLASNAENLRHEPIAPDLAGLFKYAVEDWRIFYSIDREEHLVDIHHIISRKELGS; the protein is encoded by the coding sequence ATGGCCTGGTATCGCCTCGCCTATCGCCCAGCCATCCTCCAAGATCTTGCAGGCCTGGAGCCTGCCCTGGCTCAGAGGCTGTTCGACAAGACTAAATGGCTCGCCTCGAACGCCGAGAACTTGCGCCACGAACCTATTGCGCCTGACCTGGCAGGCCTCTTCAAATATGCCGTCGAAGATTGGCGGATTTTTTATTCCATCGATCGCGAGGAGCACCTGGTGGATATTCACCATATCATCAGCCGGAAAGAGCTTGGCTCATGA
- the miaB gene encoding tRNA (N6-isopentenyl adenosine(37)-C2)-methylthiotransferase MiaB, whose translation MMKRTDSTQTTATPTHVHLETFGCQMNEYDSELVRSLMKQDGFVFTDEQERADVILMNTCAIRENAHNKVYKHLSELKKIKRQRPLVVGVLGCMAQNLKEELTEIQPLVDVLAGPDSYRQLPMLIRKALLSQEEGLDEKGLAVDLSEYETYHDIVPDRHDGVNAWIAVMRGCDNFCSFCVVPYTRGRERSRDADGIILEAHRIAEQGFKQITLLGQNVNSYRFGDWDFARLILAVADVPGIERVRFTSPHPKDFPMPLLEAVVSHPHICKQIHLPLQSGSDRILGLMNRAYTIREYRALVDRIRALRSDIVLSTDIICGFAGERDEDFEETYRRVEEMRFHSAFIFKYSERKNTIAARKFPDDVSEEVKTERVTRLFDLQRNISYGRNREYLKAVLPVLVEGDAKRSAAQGMGKSDGNITVIWDKQAVPSQPGDLLSLAIYDASSTTLYAEPSSVH comes from the coding sequence ATGATGAAACGCACCGACTCCACACAGACCACAGCCACACCGACTCACGTCCACCTTGAGACCTTCGGCTGCCAGATGAACGAGTACGACTCGGAACTCGTGCGTTCGCTCATGAAACAGGATGGATTTGTCTTTACCGACGAGCAGGAGCGGGCCGACGTCATCCTGATGAACACCTGCGCCATTCGCGAGAATGCCCATAATAAAGTCTATAAGCACCTGTCGGAGCTGAAAAAGATCAAACGGCAACGCCCCTTGGTCGTCGGCGTCTTGGGCTGCATGGCCCAAAACCTGAAAGAAGAGCTTACGGAGATCCAGCCGCTGGTCGATGTGCTGGCCGGCCCTGACTCCTACCGCCAGCTGCCGATGTTGATCCGCAAGGCCCTGCTCTCACAGGAAGAAGGGCTGGATGAGAAGGGGCTCGCGGTCGACCTCTCGGAATATGAGACTTACCACGATATAGTGCCGGACAGACACGACGGAGTGAATGCCTGGATCGCCGTCATGAGGGGCTGCGACAACTTCTGCAGTTTCTGCGTGGTCCCCTACACACGCGGGCGTGAGCGCTCCCGCGACGCAGACGGCATTATTCTGGAAGCGCACCGGATCGCCGAGCAGGGATTCAAACAGATCACGCTCCTCGGACAAAACGTGAACTCCTACCGATTCGGCGACTGGGATTTTGCGCGATTGATCCTGGCCGTCGCAGATGTGCCAGGCATCGAACGGGTGCGCTTCACTTCCCCGCATCCCAAAGATTTCCCCATGCCGTTGCTGGAAGCCGTCGTGTCTCATCCCCATATCTGCAAACAGATTCACTTGCCGCTTCAATCAGGCAGCGACCGGATCCTCGGATTGATGAATCGCGCCTATACCATTCGCGAATACCGCGCCTTGGTCGACCGCATCCGCGCCCTGCGGTCCGACATTGTCCTCAGCACTGATATCATTTGCGGTTTCGCGGGGGAACGTGACGAGGACTTTGAGGAAACCTACCGGCGTGTCGAGGAGATGCGATTTCACTCGGCCTTTATCTTCAAATACTCCGAGCGGAAGAACACCATCGCCGCCCGCAAGTTTCCCGACGATGTATCCGAGGAGGTCAAAACCGAACGGGTCACCAGGCTCTTCGACCTCCAACGGAATATTTCCTACGGGCGCAATCGGGAATATCTCAAGGCCGTGCTCCCTGTTTTAGTCGAAGGGGATGCCAAGCGATCAGCAGCCCAGGGCATGGGGAAAAGCGACGGCAACATCACCGTCATCTGGGACAAGCAAGCAGTCCCCTCGCAACCGGGAGATCTGCTCTCCCTCGCCATCTACGACGCCTCCTCCACGACCCTCTACGCGGAACCGTCGTCAGTTCATTAA